One bacterium genomic region harbors:
- a CDS encoding glutamate synthase subunit alpha has protein sequence MKTITAPGKQGLYDPKYEHDACGVGFVANLKGRKSHEIIRQGLDVLMNLRHRGACGCEVNTGDGAGILLQVPHAFLEKETKKAGFALPAAGTYGVGMVFLPRGEKDRKRCEAKFEEIVKAEGQGVIGWRTVPTVNDSLGETAKFSEPAVRQVFIAAGKGTARRAPTDALDFERKLYVIRKRAENAIRFGMNGGASFYVASLSSRTIVYKGMLNTEQVELFFPELNDPSMETGLALAHSRFSTNTFPSWERAHPYRYIAHNGEINTVQGNRNWMRTRESLLESNLLPGLDRAFPICTPGASDSASFDEVLELLHLGGRSLPHAVLMMIPEAWENHETMDAAKRSFYRFHASLMEPWDGPASVAFTDGTLIGAVLDRNGLRPSRYWVTDDGLVLMASEVGVLDIDPA, from the coding sequence ATGAAGACGATCACGGCGCCCGGAAAGCAAGGGCTGTACGATCCCAAGTACGAGCACGACGCCTGCGGCGTCGGTTTCGTGGCGAATCTGAAGGGCCGCAAGTCCCACGAAATCATCCGCCAGGGCTTGGACGTCCTCATGAACCTCCGCCATCGCGGGGCTTGCGGTTGCGAGGTGAACACCGGCGACGGAGCGGGGATCCTCCTGCAGGTCCCCCACGCGTTCTTGGAGAAGGAGACGAAAAAGGCGGGTTTCGCCCTCCCGGCCGCGGGGACCTACGGCGTCGGCATGGTCTTCCTGCCCCGGGGCGAGAAGGACCGAAAACGCTGCGAGGCCAAGTTCGAAGAGATTGTCAAGGCCGAGGGGCAAGGCGTGATCGGCTGGCGGACCGTGCCCACGGTCAACGATTCGCTCGGCGAGACCGCCAAGTTCTCCGAGCCCGCGGTGCGGCAGGTGTTCATCGCGGCCGGTAAGGGCACGGCGCGCCGTGCCCCTACGGACGCGCTCGATTTTGAACGGAAGCTCTACGTCATCCGCAAGCGGGCGGAGAACGCGATCCGTTTCGGGATGAACGGCGGGGCGTCCTTTTACGTCGCGAGCCTCTCCTCGCGGACGATCGTCTACAAGGGGATGCTCAACACCGAGCAGGTCGAACTCTTTTTCCCCGAATTGAACGATCCCTCGATGGAAACGGGGCTCGCGCTGGCGCATTCGCGGTTTTCGACGAACACGTTTCCGAGCTGGGAGAGGGCTCACCCGTACCGCTACATCGCCCACAACGGCGAGATCAACACGGTGCAGGGCAACCGCAACTGGATGCGCACCCGCGAGTCGCTGCTGGAGAGCAACCTGCTGCCCGGACTCGATCGTGCCTTCCCGATCTGCACGCCAGGAGCAAGCGATTCGGCGAGCTTCGACGAGGTGCTCGAACTGCTCCACCTCGGTGGGCGCAGCCTGCCCCACGCGGTGCTGATGATGATCCCCGAGGCGTGGGAGAACCACGAGACGATGGACGCGGCGAAGCGCTCTTTCTATCGCTTCCACGCGTCGCTGATGGAGCCATGGGACGGTCCCGCCAGCGTGGCCTTCACCGACGGCACCTTGATCGGCGCGGTGCTGGACCGCAACGGGTTGCGACCGAGTCGTTACTGGGTCACCGACGACGGTCTGGTGTTGATGGCCAGCGAGGTCGGTGTGCTCGACATCGATCCGGCG
- a CDS encoding LysR family transcriptional regulator, translated as MQIEALKTFCDVVRLRSFSRGAKENGVTQSAASLIVHQLEERLGVALIDRSQRPWKLTAEGKAFYDGCRAVVERYFETEERVRSLHGEIGSVVRIASIYSVGLGPMNDDIRRFTEAHPGTRVEVDYLHPNRVYDAVLAGDADFGIVSFPRARRDLTVIPWCTEEMALACPPNHRLARQGEVRLKQIAGEKFVAFEPELAIRREIDRFLKKHGVGVETVLEFDNIEAIKSAVEVGSGVSLLPKPTFAREVKTGTLAAIGFSPNGFRRPLGFIHRRGKKLHKNADLFLDLLMKEKREEESV; from the coding sequence ATGCAGATCGAAGCGCTTAAAACCTTTTGCGACGTCGTCCGGCTCCGCAGTTTCTCGCGGGGCGCGAAGGAGAACGGCGTCACCCAGTCGGCGGCGAGTCTCATCGTCCACCAGTTGGAGGAGCGGTTGGGTGTCGCCTTGATCGACCGCTCGCAGCGGCCGTGGAAGCTCACGGCCGAGGGCAAGGCCTTCTATGACGGCTGCCGCGCGGTGGTGGAGCGCTACTTCGAGACCGAGGAGCGGGTGAGGAGTCTGCATGGCGAGATCGGATCGGTCGTCCGCATCGCCTCGATCTACTCCGTGGGTCTGGGGCCGATGAACGACGACATCCGGCGTTTCACCGAAGCGCACCCGGGCACGCGCGTGGAGGTGGACTACCTCCACCCCAACCGCGTCTACGACGCCGTGCTCGCCGGCGACGCGGACTTCGGCATCGTTTCGTTTCCCCGGGCACGGCGGGACTTGACCGTCATCCCCTGGTGCACGGAGGAGATGGCGCTCGCCTGTCCGCCGAACCACCGGCTCGCGCGGCAGGGAGAGGTCCGGCTCAAGCAGATTGCCGGCGAGAAGTTCGTGGCCTTCGAGCCGGAGCTGGCCATCCGGCGCGAGATCGACCGTTTTCTCAAGAAGCACGGGGTCGGCGTGGAGACCGTCCTCGAGTTCGACAACATCGAGGCCATCAAGAGCGCGGTGGAGGTCGGCTCCGGGGTTTCGCTCCTGCCCAAGCCGACCTTTGCGCGCGAGGTCAAGACCGGGACGCTCGCCGCGATCGGTTTCAGCCCGAACGGGTTCAGGCGGCCGCTGGGCTTCATCCACCGGCGCGGGAAGAAATTGCACAAGAACGCCGACTTGTTTCTGGACTTGTTGATGAAGGAAAAGAGAGAAGAGGAGTCCGTATGA